From the Glandiceps talaboti chromosome 10, keGlaTala1.1, whole genome shotgun sequence genome, one window contains:
- the LOC144441193 gene encoding uncharacterized protein LOC144441193 has protein sequence MVSIPDWSKFARLTGSPTKPANFEAKLEKIRQEKFYREAEEKGYLQTLSKNFLRENCVKDKEKESLRSIKLVKLVGVHLRDIVGIYTCKRLQICILHSNYISRFDALIACPELIKLDLHSNQISVLPGAEFWENLEYLRILHLHNNSIGRLEHLQSLAHCPSLEVLTLFDTPVSLKKAYRHHVVNSVWTLRVLDMHVVSDEEIIEDAAFGGPFTAMNPNFYIDLMPTTKKETTYELEMKIVHYILGQISHIQARYSPVLIIQRYIRGYLARKRFGLIQDTRIWAAVSIQRKYRDYKGLSKPEPGPPPTSPLPGTSVDDSSSMRIDFDTYMQNRRPGSRTPSLASAHGERVPTRPSKVQSPIKEENLQVRSQSSTKLGAMSQSPHRRRTNLLINLSRLESDGILTLQDDVAIETTFPSKSFRSSRDEPIDMIKSARSVGKKGKKKKKERKTVKQMLGPLRELDVPVSDHGEDLDLDDESSRKVVFRLKGMKPLVVDTDPLQDMLISRREAARDVKEAERAYIMKRESLPKPTLPPKKKHNADQRLFSRVQGTMGMSSLRAVQQAYKDRQDAEKMAAKMDFVMALREQREHAKNRIRGYLDEKRAVAQQQHEREVNKMADMLEKQEIIRKEEIQQNREMRSRSSEFKQRRHTDSLFLTDFNSQHTSVSNALLRHDRQAKREDIFHERQDLLQGLKDSQRQQQDLVKKYLEHRKLMRQAHAAVERATLDTRLLHETNEKMMEARSRVTQQKQKTKTVQAFYPLPKSASSLSVPKTENTKKKDTNLDRFHTMMNSQDGRVGNHPTLVK, from the exons ATGGTTAGTATTCCGGATTGGAGTAAATTTGCCCGACTGACTGGCTCGCCAACTAAACCAGCAAACTTTGAGGCAAAATTGGAAAAAATCAGACAAGAGAAGTTTTACAGAGAAGCCGAGGAAAAGGGATATTTGCAAACATTGAGCAAGAATTTTTTGAGAGAGAATTGTGTCAAGGACAAGGAAAAAGAAAGTCTACGGAGCATCAAGCTGGTGAAATTAGTAGGTGTACATCTGAGAGATATCGTCggcatttatacatgtaaaagactTCAGATATGTATCCTACATTCCAACTACATCAGTCGATTTGATGCCCTGATAGCATGTCCTGAATTGATCAAATTGGACTTGCACAGTAATCAG ATTTCTGTACTTCCTGGCGCTGAATTTTGGGAAAATTTGGAATACTTACGGATTCTTCATCTGCATAATAACAGCATAGGAAGACTTGAGCATTTACAAAGTCTTGCCCATTGTCCAAGTCTAGAAGTTCTAACACTGTTTGATACACCTGTTAGTCTCAAGAAAGCATACAGACATCATGTTGTTAACAG TGTGTGGACCCTGAGGGTGCTAGACATGCATGTGGTATCTGATGAGGAGATTATAGAGGATGCAGCCTTTGGTGGACCATTTACGGCTATGAATCCCAACTTTTACATCGATCTCATGCCAACAACTAAAAAG GAGACTACATATGAACTAGAAATGAAAATAGTACATTATATTCTGGGTCAAATCTCACACATACAAGCCAGATATTCACCAGTACTGATCATACAGCGCTACATACGTGGGTATCTAGCACGTAAACGTTTTGGATTAATACAGGATACTCGGATATG GGCTGCTGTGTCAATTCAACGGAAATACCGTGACTACAAAGGTCTTTCTAAACCTGAACCAGGCCCACCACCAACATCACCACTTCCTGGTACTTCAGTGGATGACTCCTCTTCTATGCGAATAGATTTTGACACATATATGCAGAATAGACGACCGGGATCACGAACACCAAGTCTTGCTTCGGCTCATGGTGAAAGGGTCCCAACCAGACCCAGTAAAGTCCAGTCTCCTATCAAAGAAGAAAATCTACAG GTTAGGTCGCAATCATCAACAAAGCTAGGTGCCATGTCTCAGTCTCCACATCGCAGGAGAACCAATCTACTCATCAACCTATCTAGACTAGAGTCTGATGGTATCCTAACTCTACAGGATGATGTCGCCATAGAAACAACTTTTCCTAGTAAATCATTCAGATCTTCTCGGGATGAACCAATTGATATGATCAAGAGTGCAAGAAGTGTTGGTAAGAAAGgtaagaagaagaagaaagaaaggAAAACAGTTAAACAGATGCTTGGTCCTCTACGTGAACTTGATGTCCCAGTATCTGACCATGGTGAAGACCTTGATCTTGATGATGAGAGTAGTAGAAAGGTGGTCTTCCGATTGAAAGGAATGAAACCTCTCGTTGTGGATACTGATCCATTGCAGGATATGTTGATATCTCGAAGAGAAGCAGCCAGGGATGTGAAAGAGGCAGAAAGGGCATATATAATGAAGAGAGAAAGTTTGCCTAAACCTACTTTACCTCCAAAGAAAAAACACAATGCTGATCAGAGACTGTTCTCACGCGTACAGGGGACAATGGGTATGTCTAGTTTAAGAGCTGTTCAACAAgcatacaaagacagacaggaTGCTGAGAAGATGGCTGCCAAGATGGATTTTGTGATGGCATTACGGGAACAAAGAGAACATGCAAAGAACAGAATCAGGGGATACTTGGACGAGAAGAGAGCTGTCGCTCAACAACAGCATGAGAGAGAAGTTAACAAGATGGCAGACATGTtagaaaaacaagaaattatAAGGAAAGAAGAAATACAGCAAAACCGAGAAATGAGAAGTAGGTCGTCAGAATTCAAGCAAAGACGACATACTGATTCACTGTTTCTAACAGACTTCAATAGTCAGCACACCTCTGTGTCTAATGCACTTCTCAGACACGATAGACAAGCGAAGCGAGAAGACATCTTCCATGAACGACAAGACTTATTACAAGGACTTAAAGACAGTCAGAGACAACAACAAGACCTGGTCAAGAAATATCTAGAACACAGAAAACTGATGAGGCAAGCCCATGCAGCAGTCGAGAGAGCCACTCTAGACACTAGACTCTTACATGAAACAAATGAGAAAATGATGGAAGCAAGGAGTCGGGTAAcacaacagaaacagaaaacCAAAACAGTGCAAGCGTTCTATCCTCTACCAAAGTCAGCCTCATCGTTGTCTGTTCCTAAGACAGAAAATACTAAGAAGAAAGATACCAATTTAGACAGGTTTCACACAATGATGAATTCACAAGATGGAAGAGTAGGAAACCACCCTACCTTGGTGAAATAA